The proteins below come from a single Mucilaginibacter mali genomic window:
- a CDS encoding SDR family oxidoreductase: MEKQIVSATSAGFLTGKRVLIMGGSSGIGLATAKAAAAEGAQVIIVSGNQQRVNEALQQLPANSVGYAADLSVEEAIKAVITKVGAIDHLVYTAGENIKLGNISDTNIDDARQYFNIRYWGAVSTVKYAAPSINPGGSIVLTSGVASLRPQAGWGMGASICAAMEGFTRAMAVELAPVRINLVSPGFVRSPLWDSIPEADREAMYQSVAQSLPVKHVGMVDEIAQTYLYLMRQTFSTGQCVVVDGGAVLV, from the coding sequence ATGGAAAAACAAATAGTATCGGCAACATCAGCCGGGTTTTTAACAGGTAAACGGGTATTGATAATGGGCGGCAGTTCGGGTATTGGCCTGGCGACAGCCAAAGCCGCCGCGGCAGAGGGCGCGCAGGTGATCATCGTATCCGGCAATCAACAACGTGTTAACGAAGCACTTCAGCAATTACCCGCAAACAGCGTGGGTTACGCAGCCGATCTTTCGGTTGAGGAGGCCATCAAAGCTGTTATAACTAAAGTGGGCGCTATCGATCACCTGGTATACACCGCCGGTGAGAATATCAAACTGGGCAATATCAGCGATACCAATATCGATGATGCACGTCAATACTTTAACATCCGCTATTGGGGCGCCGTGAGCACGGTAAAATATGCCGCGCCAAGTATCAACCCCGGAGGGTCCATCGTGTTAACCAGCGGTGTTGCCAGTTTGCGGCCGCAGGCTGGTTGGGGAATGGGTGCCAGTATATGTGCAGCAATGGAGGGCTTCACCCGCGCTATGGCTGTTGAGTTGGCCCCGGTTCGTATAAACCTGGTATCGCCCGGCTTTGTGCGCAGTCCGCTATGGGATAGCATTCCCGAAGCTGACCGTGAAGCGATGTATCAATCTGTAGCGCAAAGCCTGCCGGTAAAACATGTGGGCATGGTTGATGAAATAGCGCAAACCTACCTCTACCTGATGCGGCAAACCTTCAGCACCGGGCAGTGTGTGGTGGTTGATGGCGGGGCGGTGTTGGTGTAA
- a CDS encoding YicC/YloC family endoribonuclease, with product MIKSMTGYGIASFDAGTTKYTVEIKSLNSKFLELSLRIPKNFSDKEFQLRTECNKQIERGKVSLSINVEKTDATVKAAGINTQLLKQYFDQLKAVSIDLNEPTGNLLQLALGLPDVVRFDEDSVSEEEWKIVEKTFQQALKNFQQFRADEGSVLEQDAKHRIGLIMNNLAAVAVEEPKRVPVIRERLNNFLAEAAGRENVDQNRLEQELIYYIDKLDITEEKTRLSTHCNYFLETLQSADANGKKLGFISQEIGREINTIGSKANDAGIQKLVVGMKEELEKIKEQLLNVL from the coding sequence ATGATAAAATCCATGACAGGGTATGGAATTGCCAGTTTTGACGCGGGCACAACAAAGTATACCGTCGAGATCAAATCCCTGAACAGCAAATTTCTTGAGCTATCGCTGCGCATCCCCAAAAACTTTTCGGATAAGGAATTTCAGCTTCGCACCGAGTGTAACAAGCAGATAGAGCGCGGCAAGGTAAGCCTTTCCATCAACGTTGAAAAAACCGATGCTACCGTTAAGGCGGCCGGTATTAACACGCAATTGCTGAAACAATACTTCGATCAGCTAAAGGCGGTTAGTATTGATTTAAACGAGCCGACCGGCAATTTATTACAATTGGCGCTGGGTTTGCCCGATGTGGTTAGGTTTGATGAAGACAGCGTATCGGAAGAGGAATGGAAGATAGTAGAGAAGACTTTTCAGCAAGCGTTGAAAAACTTTCAGCAGTTCCGCGCCGATGAGGGCAGCGTGCTGGAGCAGGATGCCAAACACCGCATCGGCCTGATCATGAATAACCTGGCGGCCGTTGCCGTTGAAGAACCAAAGCGTGTACCGGTGATCCGCGAACGCCTGAACAACTTTTTGGCAGAAGCCGCCGGCCGAGAGAATGTAGACCAGAACCGCCTGGAGCAGGAACTGATCTATTACATTGATAAGCTGGATATTACCGAAGAGAAAACAAGATTAAGCACCCATTGTAATTATTTTTTAGAGACGCTGCAAAGCGCCGATGCCAATGGCAAAAAGCTGGGCTTTATATCGCAGGAGATAGGTCGCGAGATCAATACCATCGGCTCTAAAGCCAACGATGCCGGCATACAAAAGCTGGTAGTGGGCATGAAGGAAGAATTGGAGAAAATAAAGGAACAACTGCTTAACGTTTTATAA
- a CDS encoding S41 family peptidase, translating into MKNIAKVKGSYKAAGFSAGVIGLALLVFSFQDDLFQVSKNLDVFASLYKEVNINYVDDINSAKMLKNGVDAMLDNLDPYTEFVPESEIEDYKLKYVSTQYGGIGSGIFIRDGKILVSDVFEGFPAQKADVRPGDELLKINDVDLKGKNNDQVSLLLKGAKGAAIKLLIKRDGAAQPMEKNLVREEIKQPNVTYYGMVDGNMGYIKLDKFLENSADEVTSALVALKKNNPSGIILDLRSNGGGILQEAVKIVNLFVPKDVEVVSQKGKVKEKNYVYRTATDAMEPNLPLTVLVNGHSASASEIVAGSLQDLDRAVIIGQRSYGKGLVQQTFNLPYNSLVKITIAKYFIPSGRCVQEVDYAHRKDDGSLSKIADSLMREFKTKDGRSVYDGSGVYPDLFIKQETFANVTQTLVSKMLIFDYANKYRNAHPQIADVKTFKLGDADYADFVKYLGDKNYTYTTTTEKVLSALKTEATKEKGFTEIQAEYDALKAKMMASKKNDLQQHKEEIRQVLENEIASRYYFEKGRYQINFKYDKELATAVKTMQDKNQLAAILKGEGNYKVIGKPTLAMVGKKDSNDN; encoded by the coding sequence ATGAAGAACATAGCGAAGGTAAAAGGCAGCTATAAAGCGGCGGGATTTTCGGCAGGTGTAATTGGGTTGGCCCTGCTGGTGTTTAGTTTTCAAGACGACCTTTTCCAGGTATCCAAAAATCTGGATGTGTTTGCCTCGCTGTATAAGGAGGTGAATATTAATTATGTTGATGATATCAACTCGGCCAAAATGCTAAAAAATGGCGTGGATGCCATGCTGGACAATTTGGATCCTTACACCGAGTTCGTCCCCGAATCGGAAATTGAAGATTATAAGCTAAAATATGTAAGCACGCAGTACGGTGGCATCGGCTCGGGTATTTTTATACGCGATGGCAAGATCCTCGTGTCCGATGTATTTGAGGGCTTCCCGGCCCAAAAAGCTGACGTGCGCCCCGGCGACGAGTTGCTGAAGATCAACGACGTTGACCTAAAAGGCAAAAACAACGACCAGGTGAGCCTGCTGCTAAAAGGCGCAAAAGGCGCGGCCATTAAACTGCTCATTAAACGTGATGGGGCGGCACAGCCCATGGAAAAAAACCTGGTGCGCGAAGAGATCAAGCAGCCTAACGTAACCTATTACGGCATGGTTGATGGCAATATGGGTTACATTAAGCTGGATAAATTCCTCGAAAACTCTGCCGATGAGGTCACCAGCGCGCTGGTGGCTTTGAAAAAGAATAACCCAAGTGGTATTATATTGGATCTGCGATCGAACGGTGGCGGGATTTTGCAGGAGGCGGTGAAGATCGTAAACCTGTTTGTACCCAAGGATGTGGAAGTGGTATCGCAAAAAGGCAAGGTAAAGGAGAAGAATTACGTATACCGCACTGCTACTGACGCCATGGAACCTAACCTGCCATTAACTGTACTGGTGAACGGGCATTCGGCTTCGGCATCTGAAATTGTAGCCGGTTCGCTGCAGGATCTCGATCGCGCTGTAATTATCGGTCAGCGCAGCTACGGCAAGGGCCTGGTGCAGCAAACTTTTAACCTGCCTTATAATAGTTTGGTGAAGATCACCATCGCTAAATACTTTATTCCATCCGGTCGCTGCGTGCAGGAGGTGGATTATGCCCACCGTAAGGACGATGGCAGCCTGAGCAAAATTGCCGATTCGCTGATGCGCGAGTTTAAAACCAAGGATGGCCGCTCGGTTTACGACGGCAGCGGCGTTTACCCCGATTTGTTTATCAAGCAGGAAACCTTTGCCAACGTTACCCAAACGCTGGTAAGCAAAATGTTGATATTTGATTACGCCAACAAATACCGCAACGCCCACCCGCAAATTGCCGATGTAAAAACCTTTAAACTGGGCGATGCCGACTATGCCGATTTTGTAAAATACCTGGGCGATAAAAACTATACATATACCACCACTACCGAAAAGGTATTATCAGCCTTGAAAACTGAGGCCACCAAAGAAAAAGGCTTTACCGAGATACAAGCCGAATATGATGCCCTGAAGGCCAAAATGATGGCCAGCAAAAAGAACGATCTGCAGCAACATAAGGAAGAAATTCGCCAGGTGCTGGAGAACGAAATTGCCTCGCGCTATTATTTTGAAAAAGGGCGCTACCAGATAAACTTTAAATACGATAAGGAACTGGCCACCGCCGTAAAAACCATGCAGGATAAAAACCAGCTGGCAGCCATACTAAAAGGCGAAGGCAACTATAAGGTGATCGGCAAGCCGACGCTGGCTATGGTAGGAAAAAAGGATAGTAACGATAATTAG
- the gmk gene encoding guanylate kinase: protein MNPDGKLIIFSAPSGAGKTTIVRHLLGKFPELEFSISATTREPRGTEVDQKDYYFISKEEFLHRIAKKQFVEFEEVYSGTFYGTLREEIERIWAKGKTVIFDIDVEGGMHLKRKYDGQAMAIFVQPPSLEVLKQRLSGRGTDSPEKLQERFDKAEKELNYAPQFDIILKNHDLQTACQEAEDLVKQFLAP, encoded by the coding sequence ATGAACCCAGACGGTAAACTCATTATATTTTCGGCGCCATCGGGGGCAGGCAAAACCACTATTGTGCGGCACCTGCTGGGTAAATTCCCCGAGCTGGAGTTTTCTATATCGGCCACCACGCGCGAACCACGCGGCACCGAGGTTGACCAAAAGGATTACTACTTCATCAGCAAAGAAGAATTTCTGCACCGCATTGCCAAAAAGCAGTTTGTGGAGTTTGAGGAAGTTTACTCAGGCACCTTTTACGGCACCCTGCGCGAAGAGATCGAGCGTATTTGGGCCAAAGGCAAAACCGTGATATTTGATATAGATGTAGAAGGCGGCATGCACCTGAAGCGTAAATACGATGGACAAGCTATGGCCATATTCGTTCAGCCACCGTCGCTTGAGGTGTTGAAGCAACGCCTGTCTGGCCGTGGTACCGATAGTCCTGAGAAATTGCAGGAGCGTTTTGATAAAGCGGAGAAGGAACTGAACTACGCGCCGCAATTTGATATTATCTTAAAAAATCACGATCTTCAGACAGCGTGCCAGGAAGCTGAGGATCTGGTAAAACAATTTTTAGCCCCCTAA
- a CDS encoding phosphoglycerate mutase family protein — protein sequence MKRNTVKAILFKLFFICLALSNFNALAQKTTIYIVRHAEKAANPADDPDLTSAGQKRAKDLIKALKREKIAGIYVTNYKRVTQTAKPTADKFTLMPEKYDPTDLKAFAKKVYQYYSGHSVLIVGHSNTVIPTLVALGGPQPFNTLTDDDYDMLFKLTIKDGKPELEISYYGEPHHTTMIPEQYLGYTTEHFVKPPVRF from the coding sequence ATGAAAAGAAACACCGTAAAGGCTATCCTGTTTAAGTTGTTTTTTATTTGCTTAGCGTTAAGCAATTTTAATGCCCTTGCACAAAAAACAACCATCTATATTGTGCGCCATGCCGAAAAAGCGGCTAATCCGGCGGATGACCCGGACCTGACCTCTGCCGGGCAAAAGCGCGCAAAGGATTTGATAAAAGCACTTAAGCGCGAAAAGATAGCAGGTATTTACGTTACTAATTATAAACGCGTAACCCAAACCGCTAAGCCCACCGCTGATAAATTTACACTTATGCCCGAAAAATATGACCCAACTGATTTGAAGGCGTTTGCAAAAAAGGTATATCAATATTATAGCGGGCATAGTGTCCTGATTGTGGGGCATTCAAACACGGTTATCCCTACACTGGTTGCGCTTGGCGGGCCACAGCCCTTTAACACTTTAACCGACGACGATTACGACATGCTGTTTAAGCTGACAATAAAAGACGGTAAACCCGAACTGGAAATAAGTTATTACGGTGAGCCCCATCACACCACCATGATACCCGAGCAATACCTGGGCTACACTACCGAGCATTTTGTGAAGCCACCGGTAAGATTTTAG
- a CDS encoding porin family protein: MKKYVLSIAMLMAVAIGAKAQFNLGIKGGVNFSKINTDNLNESTKTGYQAGLFARFGGGVYLQPELYLGSRGGKFESNNNNVSGDVKFTTLNVPLLLGGRIVGNDKVNLRVMAGPIYSYNLDKSQNFTAQFNSAYVDFGNYKKSTLGYQAGAGVDIGAITADVRYEGNLTKINDSYGQRPSLWAVSVGFKIF; the protein is encoded by the coding sequence ATGAAAAAGTATGTATTAAGTATAGCAATGCTGATGGCGGTGGCCATTGGTGCTAAAGCACAGTTTAACCTCGGGATAAAAGGCGGGGTGAATTTTTCGAAGATCAATACCGATAACCTGAACGAATCGACCAAGACTGGTTACCAGGCCGGTTTGTTTGCCCGTTTTGGTGGTGGCGTTTACCTGCAGCCCGAGCTTTATCTGGGCAGCCGCGGCGGTAAATTCGAATCGAACAACAACAATGTGAGCGGCGATGTGAAGTTTACTACGCTTAACGTTCCGCTGTTATTAGGTGGCCGCATTGTTGGTAACGATAAGGTGAACCTGCGCGTAATGGCCGGGCCTATTTACAGCTACAACCTTGATAAAAGTCAAAACTTTACCGCCCAGTTTAATAGCGCCTATGTAGATTTTGGCAACTATAAAAAAAGCACCTTAGGTTACCAGGCCGGCGCCGGTGTTGATATTGGCGCGATAACTGCCGACGTACGCTACGAAGGTAACCTGACCAAAATAAACGACAGTTACGGTCAGCGACCAAGCCTGTGGGCTGTGAGTGTGGGCTTTAAAATATTTTAA
- a CDS encoding type II toxin-antitoxin system RelE/ParE family toxin encodes MKIIFSKIAKRDLKHIYNYIKQDSVRYAILEKEKLKTAIDKLYFQPDLGKVFPKFNDERYRELIHSHYSIIYKIESSKQILILSIHHHARLLSNNPAFSDDDE; translated from the coding sequence GTGAAAATTATCTTTTCAAAGATTGCCAAGAGGGATCTAAAGCATATCTACAATTATATCAAACAAGATTCTGTAAGATATGCTATCCTTGAAAAGGAAAAGCTCAAAACAGCTATCGATAAACTATATTTTCAACCTGATTTAGGCAAGGTCTTCCCTAAGTTTAATGATGAACGGTATCGGGAATTAATTCATAGTCATTATAGCATAATTTATAAAATCGAGTCTTCAAAACAAATACTAATACTTAGTATCCATCACCACGCCCGTTTGTTATCGAATAATCCAGCCTTTTCGGATGACGATGAATAA
- the miaE gene encoding tRNA-(ms[2]io[6]A)-hydroxylase, giving the protein MSEKTILKLQLPTDPQWVKNVVEGNIEEILTDHAYCEQKAASNAITLIIQNPEMNDLVQEMALLVQEEMDHFKRVHDIILQRGYVLGKERKDDYVGELVKFMKKGGSRSQQRVDRLLFSAMIEARSCERFKVLSENINDAQLSDFYYELMVSEATHYATFIRLARKYADGIDVDTRWAEYLAYEAEVIKNYGKRETIHG; this is encoded by the coding sequence GTGAGCGAGAAAACCATCCTTAAACTGCAACTCCCTACCGACCCGCAATGGGTAAAAAACGTGGTAGAAGGCAATATTGAAGAGATATTGACCGACCATGCTTACTGCGAGCAGAAGGCGGCCAGCAATGCCATTACCCTCATTATCCAAAACCCTGAAATGAATGACCTGGTGCAGGAAATGGCCCTGCTGGTTCAGGAAGAGATGGACCACTTTAAACGTGTACACGATATCATCCTTCAGCGTGGCTATGTTTTGGGTAAAGAACGTAAAGACGATTATGTTGGCGAACTGGTGAAGTTTATGAAAAAGGGCGGTTCACGCAGCCAGCAAAGGGTAGACAGGTTACTGTTCTCGGCCATGATAGAGGCCCGCAGCTGTGAGCGTTTTAAGGTATTGTCCGAAAACATCAACGATGCGCAACTATCCGATTTTTACTACGAACTGATGGTGAGCGAAGCTACCCATTATGCCACCTTTATACGCCTGGCCCGCAAATATGCCGATGGCATTGATGTGGATACCCGCTGGGCCGAATACCTGGCCTACGAAGCCGAAGTGATCAAGAATTACGGTAAGCGGGAAACGATACACGGGTAG
- a CDS encoding IS1182 family transposase has translation MSSKRPVFKPYQQRQLMAIPPTLDELVPASHPVRVVNDVIDRLYLEPLLKAYHIRGSSSYHPQMLLKVLVYGYVTNTYSSRKLAAACRESVYLMWLSSMNYPDHNTINRFRGVRLKHALRDVFEDVVKLLAEEGLLSIEEVNTDGTKIEANANRYTFVWKKAIQTNKEKMKKQLSEIWDYAQSVAKEEDRLPDPPDFTVIDSEKVNAAVDKLNEKLSSREDVSKQVKSKLRYISKHYPQAIARYEQQEALLGERNSYSKTDTDATFMRMKEDHMKNGQLKPGYNVQISTSNQFIVNYTIHSNTTDTNTLSAHLAQHEVSFGKAPQVLTADAGYGSEENYTRLEQKGTIAFVKYGMFDKEQNENHNNKHPFAANKLFYNQEKDCYICPMGQQMNFIGTSKRKTSTEFEQTVKRYQAVNCANCPLNGICHKSKGNRIIEINENLNRLKQKAHELLNSEEGIQRRKKRCFDVEPVFGNIKQNHGFKRFMLRGKEKVEIEWGLVAIAQNLRKKAA, from the coding sequence ATGTCCTCTAAAAGACCTGTATTCAAGCCCTACCAGCAACGGCAGTTGATGGCTATTCCTCCAACACTTGACGAATTAGTTCCGGCATCGCACCCGGTGCGTGTAGTTAACGATGTGATCGACAGGCTCTATCTGGAACCATTGCTGAAAGCTTATCATATCCGCGGGAGTTCAAGCTATCACCCGCAAATGTTGTTAAAGGTGCTGGTATATGGGTATGTAACCAACACCTACTCCAGCCGAAAGCTGGCAGCAGCCTGCCGGGAAAGCGTTTACCTGATGTGGCTGAGTTCGATGAACTATCCTGATCATAATACGATCAACCGTTTCCGGGGCGTACGTTTGAAGCATGCGCTGCGTGATGTGTTCGAAGATGTGGTGAAACTTTTGGCAGAGGAAGGCCTGCTCAGTATTGAAGAAGTGAATACGGACGGGACAAAGATAGAGGCGAATGCAAACCGGTATACCTTTGTCTGGAAGAAAGCGATTCAGACCAATAAGGAAAAGATGAAAAAGCAGCTGTCAGAGATATGGGACTATGCCCAAAGCGTAGCAAAAGAAGAAGACAGGCTGCCTGATCCGCCTGACTTTACTGTTATTGACAGTGAAAAGGTCAATGCCGCAGTAGATAAACTCAATGAGAAGCTTTCCTCGCGTGAGGATGTTTCCAAACAGGTCAAAAGCAAGCTGCGGTATATCAGCAAACATTACCCGCAGGCCATTGCCCGCTATGAGCAGCAGGAAGCTCTGCTGGGTGAACGCAACAGCTATTCCAAGACCGATACGGATGCCACATTCATGCGGATGAAGGAAGACCACATGAAAAACGGCCAGTTAAAACCGGGGTATAATGTTCAGATATCCACATCCAACCAGTTCATTGTCAATTACACCATTCACTCCAACACCACAGACACCAATACATTAAGTGCTCATTTAGCGCAGCATGAAGTCAGCTTTGGCAAAGCACCGCAAGTGCTTACAGCCGATGCCGGATATGGCTCCGAGGAGAACTACACGCGGTTGGAACAAAAAGGAACAATCGCCTTTGTAAAGTATGGGATGTTCGATAAGGAACAAAATGAGAATCACAACAACAAGCACCCTTTTGCAGCAAATAAGCTTTTTTACAACCAGGAGAAAGATTGTTACATCTGCCCGATGGGCCAGCAAATGAATTTCATCGGAACAAGTAAAAGAAAAACAAGCACGGAGTTTGAACAAACGGTAAAAAGATACCAGGCAGTTAACTGCGCTAACTGTCCGCTGAACGGTATTTGCCATAAATCAAAAGGGAATCGGATCATTGAAATCAATGAAAACCTGAACCGCCTGAAACAAAAGGCGCACGAGCTGTTAAACAGTGAAGAAGGCATACAACGGCGAAAGAAACGCTGCTTTGATGTAGAACCTGTATTTGGTAATATTAAGCAGAACCATGGCTTTAAACGGTTTATGCTCCGCGGCAAGGAAAAAGTAGAAATAGAATGGGGTTTAGTTGCAATCGCACAAAATCTAAGGAAAAAAGCGGCTTAA
- a CDS encoding Crp/Fnr family transcriptional regulator: protein MNNLLINFLQKHKTIPGAEARLILGEFKQKQFKEGDTLFNGDSVCRELFFVCDGVLRIIKPMEDGRQFTYFFVSEGRFCSILNSFNNQVPATEMIQAATNAEVLAISYHKLMELYGQIPYLQELITQITHQGLLDKISTRNAYVGLDATEQYKLFLNQQPDVAMRVSVSDMASYLGITPQSLSRIRKNLH from the coding sequence ATGAACAACCTGCTGATCAACTTCCTTCAAAAGCATAAAACCATCCCCGGGGCCGAAGCGCGACTGATCCTGGGCGAGTTTAAGCAAAAGCAGTTTAAAGAGGGTGATACTCTTTTCAATGGCGATAGCGTGTGCCGGGAACTGTTTTTTGTTTGCGATGGGGTGCTGCGCATCATTAAACCGATGGAGGATGGCCGGCAGTTTACTTACTTTTTTGTAAGTGAGGGCCGATTTTGCAGCATTTTGAACAGCTTTAACAATCAGGTGCCCGCTACCGAAATGATCCAGGCCGCCACCAATGCCGAAGTATTGGCTATCAGTTACCACAAACTAATGGAACTTTACGGGCAGATACCTTACCTGCAGGAACTCATCACCCAAATTACCCACCAGGGTTTGCTGGATAAAATAAGCACCCGCAATGCCTACGTAGGTTTGGATGCTACTGAACAATACAAACTATTCCTCAACCAGCAGCCTGATGTGGCCATGCGCGTGTCGGTAAGTGATATGGCATCGTACCTGGGTATTACGCCGCAATCGCTTAGCCGCATCCGCAAAAATCTGCACTAA
- the nadD gene encoding nicotinate (nicotinamide) nucleotide adenylyltransferase, whose protein sequence is MKIGLFFGSFNPIHIGHLIIANYMANHTELDKVWLVVSPQNPFKKYGDLVNTYDRLEMAKLATDNSNNIKVSDVELKLPQPSYTIDTLAHLKEKYPEHEFAIIMGSDNLASLHKWKNYKLILRDYRIYVYPRPGYENAELASHPSVTITMTPLMELSATFIRKSLAEGKNIQYFVPDPVLEFIDSKSLYKH, encoded by the coding sequence ATGAAAATAGGTTTATTTTTCGGTTCGTTTAATCCCATCCATATTGGCCATTTAATTATAGCCAACTATATGGCCAATCATACCGAGCTCGACAAGGTATGGCTGGTGGTATCGCCGCAAAATCCTTTTAAAAAATATGGCGACCTGGTAAACACCTACGATCGCCTGGAGATGGCCAAACTGGCTACCGATAATTCTAATAACATTAAGGTAAGTGATGTAGAGCTGAAACTGCCGCAGCCATCGTACACCATTGATACCCTTGCCCACCTGAAGGAAAAATACCCTGAGCACGAATTCGCCATTATTATGGGATCCGACAATTTGGCCAGCCTGCACAAGTGGAAGAATTATAAACTCATTCTGCGCGATTACCGCATTTATGTATACCCCCGCCCCGGCTATGAAAATGCCGAACTGGCATCGCATCCATCGGTAACCATCACTATGACGCCGTTGATGGAGCTATCGGCCACCTTTATCCGTAAATCACTGGCCGAGGGGAAGAATATACAGTACTTTGTTCCTGACCCAGTGCTGGAGTTTATAGATAGCAAGAGCTTGTATAAGCATTGA
- a CDS encoding YihY/virulence factor BrkB family protein produces MKIFNREFLKKIWKVLIATFNGFIADNGLKLSASLAYYTVFSLAPLLILVVSIVSLVFGHDAFSNKVYPELVSFVGDGAAKQIQDVIIKLSLSGKSGIAVVAGAITLVIGATSMFLEIQDSLNIIWRVKAKPKRGWVKMLQNRFLSFSLIISLGFLLLVSLILNLLVLAISNRLEHFLPVLTVWVFNGINMALAFIVISTLFAIIFKFLPDAEIKWKDVRSGAIFTAILFMIGKYLIGLYIEFTAQGSAYGAAGSIIIILVWIYYTAAILFIGAEFTQVYAEASGSVIQPAEYAVHVQQTEIEHVVKKLPAQNPELKGELKKDLE; encoded by the coding sequence ATGAAAATTTTCAACCGCGAGTTCCTCAAAAAAATATGGAAAGTGTTAATAGCAACCTTTAACGGCTTCATAGCCGATAACGGCCTAAAGCTAAGTGCATCCCTTGCGTATTATACCGTATTTTCGCTGGCGCCCCTCCTTATTCTTGTCGTATCCATTGTAAGTTTAGTATTCGGGCACGATGCGTTCAGCAATAAGGTATACCCCGAACTGGTATCATTTGTGGGTGATGGCGCCGCTAAACAGATACAGGATGTTATTATCAAGCTTAGCCTCTCGGGTAAATCGGGTATCGCGGTTGTGGCGGGCGCAATTACATTGGTAATAGGTGCAACCAGCATGTTTTTAGAGATCCAGGATTCGCTTAATATTATCTGGCGGGTAAAGGCCAAGCCAAAACGGGGCTGGGTAAAGATGCTGCAAAACCGCTTCCTGTCGTTCTCGCTGATCATCTCACTGGGCTTTTTGTTATTGGTGTCGCTGATCCTTAACTTATTAGTGCTGGCCATTAGTAACCGGCTGGAGCATTTTTTGCCGGTATTAACCGTATGGGTGTTTAACGGTATCAATATGGCATTGGCTTTTATCGTAATATCAACACTGTTCGCTATCATTTTCAAATTTCTGCCCGATGCCGAGATCAAATGGAAGGATGTACGTTCAGGCGCCATTTTTACAGCTATCCTGTTTATGATTGGTAAATACCTGATCGGTCTTTATATCGAGTTTACAGCACAGGGTTCGGCCTATGGGGCGGCGGGTTCTATTATCATTATATTGGTGTGGATCTACTACACGGCGGCTATCCTGTTTATTGGCGCGGAGTTTACCCAGGTATACGCCGAAGCCAGCGGCAGCGTGATACAGCCTGCCGAGTATGCCGTACACGTACAGCAAACCGAAATTGAGCACGTAGTGAAGAAGCTGCCGGCGCAAAACCCGGAATTGAAAGGGGAGTTGAAGAAGGATTTGGAATAG
- the folP gene encoding dihydropteroate synthase: protein MAKDTFFQKKLNINAGGKLIDMSTPKVMGIINLTPDSFYAGSRKPAVEEALQQAEKMLNDGATFLDLGAYSSRPGAEDISVQEEADRLLPVVEAIVAKYSNAILSIDTFRSSVAEAAIKAGAHIINDISGGQLDDVMFETVARLQVPYILMHMKGTPQTMVQLAQYDDVFNDVLAYFAQRYEKLRAMGVHDVIIDPGFGFAKTHEHGYELMSKMQGFDMLQLPVLVGVSRKRMVYGITGGTAADALNGTTALNTIALTKGANILRVHDVKEAVEAVKIWEMCKS from the coding sequence GTGGCTAAAGATACATTTTTTCAGAAAAAGCTAAACATTAACGCGGGAGGTAAACTCATCGATATGTCTACACCCAAAGTGATGGGTATTATCAACCTCACACCCGATTCATTCTATGCCGGCAGCCGCAAACCCGCCGTTGAAGAAGCCCTGCAACAAGCCGAAAAAATGCTGAACGATGGCGCCACGTTCCTGGACCTGGGCGCCTACTCATCACGCCCGGGTGCCGAAGATATTTCTGTTCAGGAAGAGGCCGATCGTCTGCTGCCTGTTGTTGAAGCCATTGTTGCAAAGTATAGTAATGCCATTTTATCTATCGATACCTTTCGATCCTCCGTTGCCGAAGCCGCTATTAAAGCCGGCGCGCATATCATTAACGATATTTCAGGCGGGCAGTTAGATGATGTGATGTTCGAGACCGTAGCGCGCCTACAGGTTCCTTATATATTAATGCATATGAAAGGTACGCCGCAAACCATGGTGCAACTGGCTCAGTACGATGATGTTTTTAACGATGTACTGGCCTACTTTGCCCAACGCTATGAAAAATTAAGGGCGATGGGTGTACATGATGTCATCATCGACCCGGGCTTCGGTTTTGCTAAAACGCACGAACATGGCTACGAACTGATGAGCAAGATGCAAGGCTTTGATATGCTGCAATTGCCGGTACTGGTGGGCGTGTCCCGCAAGCGAATGGTTTATGGAATTACAGGTGGTACCGCAGCCGACGCCTTGAACGGAACTACCGCTTTAAATACCATCGCCCTTACCAAAGGCGCTAACATTTTACGGGTACATGATGTAAAGGAAGCGGTGGAAGCGGTGAAGATTTGGGAGATGTGTAAAAGTTGA